The proteins below are encoded in one region of Paenibacillus sp. YYML68:
- a CDS encoding SepM family pheromone-processing serine protease has product MRHSGAMKQAARIVFSVFAACIVLFSVYFIPLPFYVFKPGTADVLKPMVEATAAGDDRGQFMLTTVQLSDVNVVGYLLSFVTPYQELQLKKEVLKNNETREEYSERQELVMLTSQAGAVQAAYNKLGVPYRIQKEGVAIQQVYADFPASEVLRAGDYITEVNGQAVATFDELRALLEPLKAGDTVQLAYKRKGVIRTKELAVAVLPNQEKVPDDQKRVGLGVVPVEVQSVRAESDDKQVNITAGSIGGPSAGLMFALEIYNRLHPDDITKGYKIAGTGEIDQNGKVGVIGGIKFKVVAADREGADIFFAPKDSKLADGRVIPNYSDAVKRAEELGTKMKIVPVGTLDEALDYLASLPPKP; this is encoded by the coding sequence ATGCGGCACTCAGGAGCGATGAAGCAGGCGGCGCGTATCGTATTCTCGGTATTCGCGGCCTGTATTGTATTATTCAGCGTCTATTTCATTCCGCTGCCGTTCTACGTCTTCAAGCCGGGTACGGCGGATGTACTGAAGCCGATGGTGGAGGCGACGGCGGCGGGTGACGATCGGGGGCAGTTCATGCTGACGACGGTACAGCTTAGCGATGTGAACGTAGTCGGGTACTTGCTGTCCTTCGTCACGCCGTATCAGGAGCTGCAGCTGAAGAAGGAGGTGCTGAAGAACAACGAGACGAGGGAGGAGTACAGCGAGCGTCAGGAGCTCGTCATGCTGACGTCACAGGCTGGGGCCGTTCAGGCGGCTTACAACAAGCTGGGCGTTCCTTACCGCATCCAGAAGGAGGGCGTCGCGATTCAGCAGGTGTATGCGGATTTCCCGGCGAGCGAGGTGCTGCGTGCCGGTGATTACATTACCGAGGTGAATGGGCAAGCCGTTGCCACCTTCGACGAGCTGCGCGCGCTGCTGGAGCCGCTGAAGGCCGGAGACACTGTACAGCTCGCCTATAAGCGCAAAGGCGTCATCCGCACAAAGGAGCTTGCGGTCGCAGTGCTCCCGAATCAGGAGAAGGTGCCGGATGATCAGAAGCGTGTCGGGCTCGGCGTCGTGCCGGTCGAGGTGCAGAGTGTGAGGGCGGAGAGCGACGACAAGCAGGTGAATATTACGGCGGGCAGCATCGGCGGGCCGTCGGCTGGACTGATGTTCGCGCTGGAGATCTACAACCGTCTTCATCCAGACGATATAACGAAGGGCTACAAGATTGCGGGTACAGGCGAAATTGACCAGAACGGCAAGGTCGGCGTCATCGGCGGCATTAAGTTCAAGGTCGTCGCCGCTGACCGCGAGGGGGCGGACATCTTCTTCGCGCCGAAGGATAGTAAGCTAGCCGACGGGCGAGTGATCCCGAACTACTCGGACGCCGTCAAGCGGGCCGAGGAGCTCGGGACGAAGATGAAGATCGTGCCTGTCGGGACGCTCGACGAGGCGCTTGATTACTTGGCGTCG
- a CDS encoding nucleoside recognition domain-containing protein → MPRSALFSPKLTTLALGASALSLVVSIIVYPDQAFQSSLQGLQLWWKLVFPALLPFLIITELMRGLGLLHGLGALMEPLFRILFRIPGVGGLVMAVSFTAGMPAGAAIVSTLRKSKLVTRDEGERLLAASHLLSPIILVSVIGVGFLHSAAAGLALAVIHYGSALVLALVQRIQSQRRSADAGHAAACDSRNPQLLPIASPQQEGYARSFWLTLERARSDDGRTFGKLLGDAVSSGVQQLFVIGGCMMMFSVLLSAVQLSGIFEVTAAAVASLSRDMDPSALSSLLAAFTTGLTEPHLGASRVAERIGLADGGGTVLGYAVLSFLLAWGGFSTHAQVSSFTASTDLRFRKFLSARLLHGAIAFVGTVLIWTPLNRYFQEESTLSVWSPIVSLRTGWTLDQDRWWPFISPLMLQFSSTLLVLLVLSVFAAFLFKRGR, encoded by the coding sequence ATGCCTCGATCCGCCCTGTTCTCCCCTAAGCTGACGACACTTGCGCTCGGCGCTTCGGCGCTGTCGCTCGTCGTCAGTATTATCGTGTATCCCGACCAAGCGTTCCAATCGTCTCTGCAAGGGCTGCAGCTGTGGTGGAAGCTCGTATTCCCTGCCCTGCTCCCCTTCCTGATCATAACGGAGCTCATGCGAGGTCTTGGCCTGCTGCACGGCCTCGGCGCACTGATGGAGCCGCTGTTCCGCATCCTGTTCCGTATCCCCGGTGTCGGCGGCCTCGTGATGGCTGTCAGCTTCACCGCCGGTATGCCCGCAGGAGCCGCCATCGTCAGCACGCTCCGCAAAAGCAAGCTCGTCACTCGCGACGAAGGCGAACGTCTGCTCGCCGCCTCTCACCTGCTCAGTCCGATCATTCTCGTCAGCGTCATCGGCGTCGGCTTCCTGCACAGCGCCGCTGCGGGACTGGCGCTCGCCGTTATCCATTACGGCTCCGCCCTCGTGCTGGCGCTCGTGCAGCGCATACAGTCGCAGCGACGCAGCGCAGACGCCGGGCACGCAGCTGCCTGCGACAGCCGCAATCCACAGCTGCTGCCTATCGCTTCGCCGCAGCAGGAGGGCTACGCACGCTCGTTCTGGCTGACGCTCGAGCGCGCCCGCAGCGACGACGGCCGCACGTTCGGCAAGCTGCTCGGCGACGCCGTCTCATCAGGCGTGCAGCAGCTGTTCGTCATCGGCGGCTGCATGATGATGTTCTCCGTGCTGCTGAGCGCCGTCCAGCTGTCGGGTATATTCGAGGTGACAGCCGCAGCTGTCGCTTCACTGAGCCGTGACATGGACCCTTCCGCGCTCAGCTCGCTGCTCGCCGCCTTCACGACCGGCCTGACCGAGCCTCACCTCGGAGCGAGCCGCGTCGCCGAGCGAATCGGACTTGCAGACGGCGGCGGCACCGTGCTCGGCTACGCCGTGCTCAGCTTCCTGCTCGCCTGGGGCGGCTTCTCGACCCACGCTCAGGTGAGCAGCTTCACCGCATCGACCGACCTGCGGTTCCGTAAGTTCCTCTCCGCGAGGCTACTGCACGGCGCGATCGCCTTCGTTGGCACGGTGCTCATCTGGACACCGCTGAACCGTTACTTCCAAGAGGAGTCGACGCTGTCCGTCTGGTCACCGATCGTCTCGCTGCGCACCGGCTGGACGCTTGATCAAGACCGCTGGTGGCCGTTCATCAGCCCGCTCATGCTGCAGTTCAGCTCGACGCTGCTCGTGCTGCTCGTGCTGTCGGTATTCGCCGCTTTCTTGTTCAAGCGCGGACGTTGA
- the coaD gene encoding pantetheine-phosphate adenylyltransferase, producing MSDKEKQGEQAELNAQAEQGEPVEVYARLKQDEQAHAVQPSLKIAVYPGSFDPVTNGHLDIIQRAAKVFDKLIVAVLNNTSKNPAFTVEERKELLRQATSDMPNVEIDSFRDLLIHYMKEKNAQLIVRGLRAVTDFEYELQLASTNRKLSEDIETFFMTSSPQFSYLSSSIVKEIARFSGPVVDLVPPVVERALREKFGAERKK from the coding sequence ATGAGCGATAAGGAGAAGCAAGGCGAGCAAGCAGAGCTGAACGCGCAGGCAGAGCAAGGCGAGCCAGTGGAGGTGTACGCGCGGCTTAAGCAAGACGAGCAAGCTCACGCTGTACAGCCGAGCTTGAAGATCGCCGTGTACCCGGGCAGCTTCGATCCGGTGACCAACGGTCATCTGGACATTATACAGCGCGCGGCGAAGGTGTTCGACAAGCTGATCGTCGCTGTGCTGAACAATACGAGCAAGAACCCGGCGTTCACCGTCGAGGAGCGGAAGGAGCTGCTGCGCCAGGCGACGAGCGATATGCCGAACGTCGAGATCGACAGCTTCCGGGACCTGCTCATTCATTATATGAAGGAAAAAAACGCCCAGCTCATCGTCAGAGGGCTGCGCGCGGTGACGGACTTCGAGTACGAGCTGCAGCTCGCGTCGACGAACCGGAAGCTGAGCGAGGACATCGAGACGTTCTTCATGACGAGCTCGCCGCAGTTCTCGTACCTCAGCTCCAGCATTGTTAAAGAGATCGCCCGCTTCAGCGGACCGGTCGTCGATCTGGTGCCTCCGGTCGTGGAGCGGGCGCTAAGGGAGAAGTTCGGCGCGGAGCGCAAGAAGTAG
- the rsmD gene encoding 16S rRNA (guanine(966)-N(2))-methyltransferase RsmD, which translates to MRVISGSAKGRPLKAVPGMGTRPTTDKVKEAIFSMIGPYFDGGKVLDLFAGTGGLSIEALSRGMDRAVLADTDKKAIETIRLNLEATRMTEQAEVYRNDAMRALKALGKRGQQFDLVFLDPPYKQKVIGDLLEQLVADRLLTESARVVIEHPADDRYDEPPAGLEWLRRAEYGDTAVTILRKMEGEPAHEAGLTAEEGALEADER; encoded by the coding sequence ATGAGGGTTATATCAGGCAGCGCGAAGGGCCGGCCGCTGAAGGCGGTTCCGGGGATGGGGACACGGCCGACGACGGATAAGGTGAAGGAAGCGATATTCAGCATGATCGGTCCATACTTCGACGGGGGGAAGGTGCTGGATCTGTTCGCAGGAACGGGCGGCCTCAGTATTGAAGCGCTCTCACGCGGCATGGACAGGGCGGTGCTGGCAGATACCGATAAGAAGGCGATCGAGACGATTCGGCTCAATCTGGAGGCGACGCGGATGACGGAGCAGGCGGAGGTGTACCGCAACGATGCGATGCGGGCGCTGAAGGCGCTCGGGAAGCGGGGACAGCAGTTCGACCTCGTCTTCCTCGACCCGCCCTATAAGCAGAAGGTAATCGGCGATCTGCTGGAGCAGCTGGTCGCGGATCGGCTGCTGACCGAGAGTGCGCGTGTCGTGATCGAGCATCCGGCTGACGACCGCTACGACGAGCCTCCGGCGGGTCTGGAGTGGCTGCGACGGGCGGAGTATGGCGATACGGCGGTGACCATTTTACGTAAAATGGAGGGCGAGCCCGCTCACGAAGCGGGGCTAACAGCCGAGGAAGGAGCGCTAGAGGCGGATGAGCGATAA
- a CDS encoding NPCBM/NEW2 domain-containing protein translates to MKFKQLKGFVVGFTCCALFTTGVAYAAGGTQIEVFYKNLKYMIDGTEKRPSEGQGFIYDGTTYVPLRFIGEALGKEVSWDASTETIWVGKKEGAFKNLTEIDYARMDGVAKTKLSFNEWKYPAGLKFKIAGHEFYNGLGIVLDEYYFYEDSVGSIDYNLNGEYVKLSGKIGVDDNTKSSDNTGTVVIIGDGKELYRKSNLRGGDNPAPVEVDLKGVLKLQIKFEAQDNKSRDEGKINIGFVDVKLY, encoded by the coding sequence ATGAAATTCAAACAATTAAAGGGATTTGTTGTTGGGTTTACGTGTTGTGCACTATTTACTACTGGTGTTGCGTATGCAGCAGGAGGCACACAGATAGAAGTGTTCTATAAAAACTTAAAATACATGATCGACGGTACGGAGAAGCGGCCATCAGAAGGACAAGGCTTTATTTACGATGGCACAACATACGTTCCGCTTCGTTTTATAGGTGAAGCTCTCGGGAAAGAAGTGAGCTGGGATGCTTCGACGGAGACGATATGGGTTGGGAAAAAGGAAGGGGCATTTAAGAATTTAACAGAAATTGACTATGCCCGGATGGATGGTGTAGCAAAGACTAAGTTGTCTTTTAATGAGTGGAAATATCCTGCGGGACTGAAATTTAAGATTGCTGGACACGAGTTCTATAATGGATTGGGAATCGTTCTTGATGAATACTATTTCTATGAAGATTCAGTGGGTTCAATAGATTACAATTTAAACGGAGAATATGTGAAGCTGTCTGGAAAAATAGGTGTAGATGATAACACGAAAAGCTCAGACAATACCGGAACTGTAGTCATTATCGGTGATGGAAAAGAGCTTTATCGTAAATCCAATTTAAGAGGCGGAGATAACCCAGCTCCAGTCGAGGTAGACTTGAAGGGAGTTCTCAAGCTTCAAATTAAATTCGAAGCTCAAGACAATAAGAGTCGGGATGAGGGTAAAATTAATATCGGTTTTGTTGATGTAAAGCTATACTAA
- a CDS encoding TspO/MBR family protein: MKVHTWLNAIGLALVLIVNALANTIPLGGRTTGEISAMFPVQITPAPYTFSIWIVIYCLLIAFVIVQFLQIGRSSAEVQSLGPWFWISCIFNAGWIVIWHELRITASLFVMLGLLLTLIAAYVRVRPNGWSSSPVIRFLVQLPFSVYLGWISVATIINVTVVLYQAGWDGFGLSGDTWTILLILLAVVLNVVIGAVFRDWGFTATGAWALTGVGVANIGTNSIMYIAWGSAALLAMMSIVLVLRGRRGE; this comes from the coding sequence TTGAAGGTCCACACGTGGTTGAACGCCATCGGCCTTGCGCTCGTACTCATCGTGAACGCTCTGGCTAATACGATCCCGCTCGGCGGACGGACGACTGGAGAAATATCCGCCATGTTCCCGGTGCAAATTACACCCGCCCCTTACACCTTCAGCATCTGGATCGTCATCTATTGCCTACTGATCGCCTTCGTCATCGTTCAGTTTCTACAGATCGGGAGATCGTCGGCTGAGGTGCAGTCGCTCGGACCATGGTTCTGGATCAGCTGCATCTTCAATGCAGGCTGGATCGTGATATGGCATGAGCTGCGCATCACCGCTTCACTGTTCGTAATGCTCGGGCTGCTGCTCACACTCATTGCCGCCTACGTCCGCGTTCGTCCGAACGGCTGGTCGAGCTCTCCGGTCATCCGCTTCCTCGTTCAGCTGCCGTTCAGCGTGTACTTGGGCTGGATCTCGGTCGCGACGATCATTAATGTCACTGTCGTGCTGTATCAGGCTGGCTGGGACGGCTTCGGATTGTCGGGTGACACGTGGACCATTCTGCTGATCCTGCTGGCCGTCGTGCTGAACGTCGTTATTGGAGCCGTGTTCCGCGATTGGGGCTTCACCGCGACAGGCGCTTGGGCGCTGACGGGTGTCGGTGTAGCGAATATCGGAACGAATTCCATTATGTATATAGCTTGGGGATCAGCTGCTCTGCTGGCGATGATGAGTATCGTGCTAGTGCTGCGGGGGCGGAGAGGCGAGTGA
- a CDS encoding M6 family metalloprotease domain-containing protein codes for MKLRLKSLLASVFALFCVLCVQTNGFAAPAYDGVVKVNQPSGESFQVTVHGDEWFHWASTEDGDILLQDQEGYWNYAELTSNDLKSTGKKHKIDKKPTGAVNKKNLDIWIQKNKPFEKKKQEFKNEQQNESLSSPESSESKAFTGAAENMDGTVAPVLGTKKLLVLLIGFTNVDIAYSDNSWSNSFFSVNQKSVRNYYNEVSNGKLQLTPVSESSGTANDGVVKVKLDYAHPDNSGKNFGTVVRDALAKADPTVNFASLDTNNDQVIDSKDGFYIVTVLAGGEEASGDPVPNVWAFQGNTSNTSLDGVTVAGMFTMQGEKQYGHMATIGMAAHELGHSFGLPDLYGTNNRVGALSIMGTGTWNSLPGENYGATPGHLDAWSKVKLGFVTPTVVNATNNYTVQGILNNYNVLKIPLKDNTYFLVENRQKVGYDASLPTNSGGIAIWHLDESMNNTTNDPHPFMDIEQSVSEYQDPFYYTNNNHAATFGPSTNPNSNTYTGVNSGVTITTTSTSNSAMNVTVTVGEALLIPQTNWTLRYVDSQETNWENGAATNAFDGNANTIWHTGYSSGDVPMPHEIQIDLGATYSLSKFRYLPRQDGSVNGRIGQYEFYVSSDGVNWGAAVATGAFANDSNLKEISFAAKTGRYIRLRVLSEANNNPWTSAAELNVFGVAQ; via the coding sequence ATGAAATTAAGATTGAAATCCCTGCTTGCGTCCGTTTTTGCTTTGTTTTGTGTTTTGTGCGTTCAAACAAACGGTTTCGCCGCACCAGCATACGATGGAGTTGTCAAAGTGAACCAACCGTCAGGCGAATCGTTTCAAGTTACGGTGCATGGTGATGAATGGTTCCATTGGGCAAGCACAGAAGATGGTGACATACTTTTGCAAGATCAGGAGGGGTATTGGAATTACGCTGAACTTACATCTAACGATTTGAAATCGACGGGGAAAAAACACAAAATTGATAAGAAGCCAACGGGAGCGGTAAATAAGAAAAATTTGGACATATGGATACAGAAAAACAAGCCATTCGAAAAGAAAAAACAGGAGTTCAAGAATGAGCAACAAAATGAATCCTTGTCTTCTCCTGAAAGCTCTGAATCAAAAGCATTTACGGGAGCAGCAGAAAATATGGACGGAACGGTCGCTCCAGTTTTAGGAACCAAGAAGCTACTTGTTTTGTTAATTGGATTTACAAATGTTGATATCGCATACAGTGACAACAGTTGGAGCAACAGTTTCTTTTCGGTAAATCAAAAGTCAGTAAGGAATTATTATAATGAAGTGAGTAATGGAAAATTACAGCTCACTCCAGTTTCGGAGTCAAGTGGTACGGCAAACGATGGAGTGGTAAAGGTGAAATTAGACTATGCTCATCCTGATAACTCGGGAAAAAACTTTGGCACGGTTGTAAGAGATGCACTGGCTAAAGCTGATCCTACGGTGAATTTCGCTAGTCTGGATACCAATAATGATCAAGTCATTGACTCCAAAGATGGCTTCTACATTGTAACTGTTCTTGCTGGCGGTGAAGAGGCTAGTGGTGATCCAGTACCCAATGTATGGGCATTTCAGGGGAATACTTCTAACACCAGTCTCGATGGTGTGACAGTAGCAGGTATGTTTACGATGCAGGGTGAAAAACAATATGGTCATATGGCAACGATTGGTATGGCTGCTCATGAATTGGGTCATTCCTTTGGCCTTCCAGACTTATATGGGACTAATAATCGTGTGGGCGCTCTGAGCATAATGGGTACTGGAACCTGGAATAGTCTTCCTGGTGAAAATTATGGAGCTACCCCCGGTCATTTGGATGCTTGGTCAAAAGTAAAACTAGGGTTTGTTACACCAACTGTAGTAAATGCCACTAACAATTATACAGTACAGGGCATCCTAAATAATTATAATGTTCTAAAGATTCCTTTAAAGGATAATACGTATTTTTTAGTTGAGAATCGCCAAAAAGTTGGATATGATGCAAGCTTGCCAACAAATTCTGGCGGCATCGCGATTTGGCATTTGGATGAATCCATGAATAATACCACGAATGATCCTCATCCTTTCATGGATATAGAGCAATCCGTCAGCGAATACCAAGACCCGTTCTATTACACGAATAACAATCATGCTGCTACCTTTGGTCCAAGCACCAATCCGAACAGCAATACCTACACGGGTGTAAACTCGGGAGTCACGATTACGACGACGAGCACAAGTAATTCTGCCATGAATGTGACAGTCACAGTTGGAGAAGCTTTGCTGATTCCGCAAACGAATTGGACACTAAGATATGTAGATAGTCAGGAAACCAATTGGGAAAACGGTGCAGCAACAAACGCTTTTGATGGAAATGCAAACACAATTTGGCATACCGGATATTCAAGTGGAGATGTTCCAATGCCGCACGAGATACAAATTGACTTGGGAGCAACCTACAGCCTCTCGAAGTTCCGCTACTTGCCAAGACAAGATGGTAGTGTGAACGGCAGAATTGGTCAATATGAGTTCTACGTCAGTAGTGATGGAGTGAATTGGGGAGCAGCAGTAGCCACAGGTGCCTTTGCAAATGACTCCAACTTGAAGGAAATCAGTTTTGCAGCCAAGACAGGTCGCTATATTAGACTTCGTGTCTTAAGCGAGGCAAACAATAACCCATGGACAAGTGCGGCTGAACTCAATGTATTTGGAGTGGCGCAGTAA